From Acidimicrobiales bacterium, a single genomic window includes:
- a CDS encoding helix-turn-helix transcriptional regulator, whose amino-acid sequence MEGELQHILGRNLRATRKRMGLSQEGLAERLDWHRTYVGSVERGERNLTLRTVERLCESLGLDPLDLLWDAVGLGVSLGELGVDPALRHPDIDHGHHLPPRFHRRDEGPTDGPA is encoded by the coding sequence GTGGAAGGTGAGCTGCAACACATCCTGGGCCGGAACCTGCGGGCCACCCGGAAGCGCATGGGCCTCTCCCAGGAGGGCCTGGCCGAACGGCTCGACTGGCACCGCACCTACGTGGGCAGCGTCGAGCGGGGGGAGCGCAACCTGACGCTGCGCACAGTGGAGAGGCTCTGCGAGAGCCTCGGGCTCGACCCCCTCGACCTGCTCTGGGACGCGGTGGGGCTCGGCGTGTCCCTGGGTGAGCTGGGTGTCGATCCCGCCCTCCGCCACCCCGACATCGACCACGGCCACCACCTGCCGCCCCGGTTCCACCGGAGGGACGAGGGGCCGACCGATGGCCCGGCCTGA
- a CDS encoding EAL domain-containing protein, with product MIELSTGRPVGAEALVRWRHPYAGVLEPKEFLGAAEETGRPAPLEAGRVRGRTPGAQSDLAPG from the coding sequence GTGATCGAGCTGTCCACCGGCCGTCCCGTGGGGGCCGAGGCCCTGGTGCGGTGGCGCCACCCCTACGCCGGGGTGCTGGAGCCCAAGGAGTTCCTGGGGGCGGCCGAGGAGACCGGCCGGCCGGCGCCCTTGGAGGCGGGGCGGGTCCGGGGCCGGACCCCGGGGGCCCAGTCGGACCTCGCTCCGGGATGA
- a CDS encoding YajQ family cyclic di-GMP-binding protein, with protein sequence MPSFDVSSELDLQEVRNAVDQASREIATRYDFKGTGSSVELGDGEIKLATSSADKLRALRQVLEEKMVKRQVSLKGLDWGDVEDASGATVRQTVKLAAGISSDKARELNKFIKALNLKGVQSQASGDELRVTGKKRDDLQAVITSLKEGDFGVPLQFGNFRD encoded by the coding sequence ATGCCCAGCTTCGACGTGTCCTCCGAACTCGACCTCCAGGAGGTCCGCAACGCGGTCGACCAGGCGAGCCGCGAGATCGCCACCCGCTACGACTTCAAGGGCACCGGCTCCTCCGTCGAGCTGGGCGACGGCGAGATCAAGCTCGCCACCTCCAGCGCCGACAAGCTCCGGGCCCTGCGCCAGGTCCTGGAGGAGAAGATGGTGAAGCGGCAGGTGTCGCTCAAGGGCCTCGACTGGGGCGACGTCGAGGACGCCTCGGGGGCCACCGTGCGCCAGACGGTGAAGTTGGCCGCCGGCATCTCCTCGGACAAGGCCCGCGAGCTCAACAAGTTCATCAAGGCCCTGAACCTGAAGGGCGTGCAGAGCCAGGCCTCGGGCGACGAGCTCCGGGTCACCGGCAAGAAGCGCGACGACCTCCAAGCCGTCATCACCTCCCTCAAGGAGGGCGACTTCGGCGTCCCCCTCCAGTTCGGCAACTTCCGGGACTGA
- the acs gene encoding acetate--CoA ligase gives MSDEARSDGATIEDYLLEDRTFPPPAGFKADALVTDAEVYDEAEADWQGYWARQAADLLTWRRDWDTVLEWDLPFARWFVGGQLNVSENCLDRHVEAGRGDRVAFHWEGEPGDTRTITYADLLAEVQRFANVLKSLGVGKGDRVAVYMPMIPELPVALLACARIGAPHSVVFGGFSADSLADRIDDADCKVVVTADGGWRRGQPGLLKPTVDVALAATSSVEAVVVVDRIGASGGEAAVDMAEGRDHWYHDLMAAVDTDCPAEPMDSEDLLYLLYTSGTTGKPKGIMHTSGGYLTQVAHTHRYVFDLHPETDVYWCTADVGWVTGHSYVVYGPLANGATSVMYEGTPDTPGRDRFWDIVERYGVTILYTAPTAIRTFMKWGTAEPAKHDLSSLRLLGSVGEPINPEAWVWYHLHIGGERCPVVDTWWQTETGAIMISPLPGATTTKPGSATFPLPGIGAELVDNDGARVERGGGYLTLTRPWPSMLRGIYGDPDRYRETYWSRFPGRYFAGDGAKLDEDGYLWVLGRVDDVMNISGHRISTTEVESALVDNPKVAEAAVVGAKDETTGQAIIAFVTLKGDVAASEEVGAELREHVATKIGKISRPKAVIFTDDLPKTRSGKIMRRLLRDVAEGRELGDTTTLADPDVVEEIRTRAAATPTED, from the coding sequence ATGAGCGACGAGGCCCGGAGCGACGGCGCCACCATCGAGGACTACCTCCTGGAGGACCGCACCTTCCCCCCGCCGGCGGGCTTCAAGGCCGACGCGCTGGTCACCGACGCCGAGGTCTACGACGAGGCCGAGGCCGACTGGCAGGGCTACTGGGCCCGGCAGGCCGCGGACCTCCTCACCTGGCGGCGGGACTGGGACACCGTGCTGGAGTGGGACCTGCCCTTCGCCCGCTGGTTCGTGGGCGGCCAGCTGAACGTCAGCGAGAACTGCCTCGACCGCCACGTCGAGGCCGGCCGGGGCGACCGGGTGGCCTTCCACTGGGAGGGCGAGCCCGGCGACACCCGCACCATCACCTACGCCGACCTCCTGGCCGAGGTGCAGCGCTTCGCCAACGTCCTCAAAAGCCTGGGGGTGGGCAAGGGCGACCGGGTCGCCGTCTACATGCCGATGATCCCCGAGCTGCCGGTGGCCCTGCTGGCCTGCGCCCGCATCGGCGCGCCCCACTCGGTGGTGTTCGGCGGGTTCTCGGCCGACTCGCTGGCCGACCGCATCGACGACGCCGACTGCAAGGTGGTCGTCACCGCCGACGGCGGCTGGCGGCGGGGCCAGCCCGGCCTGCTCAAGCCCACCGTGGACGTCGCCCTGGCCGCCACCTCCAGCGTGGAGGCCGTGGTGGTGGTGGACCGCATCGGGGCCTCCGGGGGCGAGGCCGCGGTGGACATGGCCGAGGGCCGCGACCACTGGTACCACGACCTCATGGCCGCGGTCGACACCGACTGCCCGGCCGAGCCCATGGACAGCGAGGACCTCCTCTACCTCCTGTACACCTCCGGCACCACCGGCAAGCCCAAGGGCATCATGCACACCTCCGGTGGCTACCTCACCCAGGTGGCCCACACCCACCGCTACGTCTTCGACCTCCACCCGGAGACCGATGTGTACTGGTGCACCGCCGATGTCGGGTGGGTCACGGGGCACAGCTACGTGGTCTACGGGCCGCTGGCCAACGGGGCCACGTCGGTGATGTACGAGGGCACGCCCGACACGCCGGGCCGGGATCGCTTCTGGGACATCGTCGAGCGCTACGGCGTGACCATCCTCTACACCGCCCCCACCGCCATCCGGACGTTCATGAAGTGGGGCACCGCCGAGCCGGCCAAGCACGACCTGTCGTCGCTGCGGCTCCTGGGCTCGGTGGGTGAGCCCATCAACCCCGAGGCGTGGGTCTGGTACCACCTGCACATCGGCGGCGAGCGCTGCCCCGTGGTCGACACCTGGTGGCAGACCGAGACCGGCGCCATCATGATCTCGCCCCTCCCGGGGGCCACCACCACCAAGCCGGGCTCGGCCACCTTCCCCCTGCCCGGCATCGGGGCCGAGCTGGTCGACAACGACGGCGCCCGGGTGGAGCGGGGCGGCGGCTACCTGACCTTGACCCGGCCGTGGCCGTCCATGCTGCGGGGCATCTACGGCGACCCCGACCGCTACCGGGAGACGTACTGGAGCCGGTTCCCGGGCCGCTACTTCGCCGGCGACGGGGCCAAGCTGGACGAGGACGGCTACCTGTGGGTGCTGGGCCGGGTCGACGACGTCATGAACATCTCGGGCCACCGCATCTCCACCACCGAGGTGGAGTCCGCCCTGGTCGACAACCCCAAGGTGGCCGAGGCGGCGGTGGTGGGGGCCAAGGACGAGACCACCGGTCAGGCCATCATCGCCTTCGTCACGCTCAAGGGTGACGTGGCCGCCTCCGAGGAGGTGGGAGCGGAGCTGCGGGAGCACGTGGCCACCAAGATCGGCAAGATCAGCCGGCCCAAGGCGGTGATCTTCACCGACGACCTGCCCAAGACCCGCTCGGGCAAGATCATGCGCCGCCTCCTGCGGGACGTGGCCGAGGGCCGGGAGCTGGGCGACACCACCACCCTGGCCGACCCCGATGTGGTGGAGGAGATCCGCACCCGGGCCGCCGCCACCCCCACCGAGGACTGA